The window CTTCGCTTCCGTGCTGGCACACGAGATGGGCCACCTGGCGATAGCCCAGCAGGTGGGGATGCCGGTAAGGGTCTCGCTGCTGCTGCCCATCGGCGGACTGTCCTTCAGCGAGGAGAGCAGCTTCAACCGGTCGGCGTCGCCGTTGCGGCGCGAGATACCCGTGGCCCTGGCCGGACCGGTGGTGAGCCTGGGCATCGCGATGCTGGCCATTATGCTGGCGCTGGCGCTCTCGCCGGAGGCGTTGATCTGGAAGCGTCCATATCTGCACTCCGGGGACCTGCTGCGCAGCCTGGTATGGGTGAACCTGTACCTGGCGGCGCTGAACCTGCTGCCGGCGTATCCGCTGGACGGCGGCCGGGTGCTGCGGGCGCTGCTGGCGCAACGCATGGAACTGCTGCCCGCCACGCGCGTGGCGGTGACGGTGGGCCAGGTGTTCGCCATGCTGTTCATGCTGGCGGGCGGGGTGTGGAACTACTGGCTGACCATGGTGGGACTGTTCCTGTTTTTCGCGGCGCAGATCGAGGAACGCACCATGGTGTTCCAGTCGGTGCTGGAGACGGTGCGGCTGGAAGACGTGATGCTCACCGACTTCTCGACGCTCTCGCCGGCAGACACGCTGGAGGACGCGCTGAACAAGGCGGTGCACACGCTGCAGGACGACTTTCCGGTGGTGCGCGGCAGCGACATGGTGGGGGTGGTGTCGCGGCAGAAGATCGTGGAGGCGCTGCGCGCCAACGGCAACGCCTATGTGCAGTCCATCATGAGCCGGGCGTTCGAGATCGCCGGCCGGGACGATTCCCTCGCCCTGGCCTTCCGCAAGCTCTCCGCCCGCGGCCTGACCATCCTGCCGGTGGTGGAGCAGGAGCGCCTGGTGGGCATCATCACCCTGCAGAACCTGATGCACAGCATCGGACTGCTGGCCGAGAGCCGCATGCTGCAAAAAGACCAGAGCTAGCTCACTCACCACCGAGACACAGAACGATTGACAATTGGTTCATTTGTTCATTGAGGATTGGCTGCAGCACTCGTCAATGACTCAATGTTCCAATCGTGACTTGTGATCTGGTCCGCCGCGCGCCTGCGGCAAGCTCCCTACACCTTGATGGCGCGGGCGGCGGTGACGGCCTCGATGGTGCGCAATTCTTCCAGCACCAGCGGAGGAACGGGGTCGTCCACGTGGACCACGGCGATGGCCTGGCTGGATTTGCCGTCGCGCTCGCGGCGGCCGAGGGAGAAATCGGCGATGTTGATGCCGTGCTGGCCGAGGATGGTGCCCACGCGGCCGATGACGCCGGGGACGTCGCGGTTGCGCAGGTAGATGAGGTGTCCTTCGAGCGGGGCTTCGATGTCGATCTCGTCCACGGCCAGCAGGCGCGGCCGGTTGCCATGCAGCACCGCGCCTTTCACCAGGCGCTCGCCGGCGCTGGTCTTGAGCAGGACGGAAAGCACGCTGCCGGCGCCGCCGCCGGGAGTCTTCTGCTTCTTCGATTCGTGCAACTGGATGCCGCGCTCGGCGGCCAGCGAGGCGGCGTTCACCAGGTTGGCCTTTTCGGCCAGCATCTGGTTGAGGATGCCCTTGATGGCGGCGTTGCGGATGAGGTCGGTCTTCCACTCGGCGAGCACCCCGCTGTAGCGCAGCGAAATCTCTTCCAGGTTGCCGTCGGCCACCTGGGCGAGGAAGGCGCCCAGGCGCTCGCCCAGAACGATGTAGGGCTGCATCTCGACGTACTCTTCGTGCGAGACCGAGGGCACATTGACGGCGTTCTGGATGACGCCGCGCTTG of the Terriglobales bacterium genome contains:
- a CDS encoding site-2 protease family protein yields the protein MRSWSIPAGRLFGVEVRIHLTFLFLLLFVWMTEAPQAGGVGRGLALVGLIFASVLAHEMGHLAIAQQVGMPVRVSLLLPIGGLSFSEESSFNRSASPLRREIPVALAGPVVSLGIAMLAIMLALALSPEALIWKRPYLHSGDLLRSLVWVNLYLAALNLLPAYPLDGGRVLRALLAQRMELLPATRVAVTVGQVFAMLFMLAGGVWNYWLTMVGLFLFFAAQIEERTMVFQSVLETVRLEDVMLTDFSTLSPADTLEDALNKAVHTLQDDFPVVRGSDMVGVVSRQKIVEALRANGNAYVQSIMSRAFEIAGRDDSLALAFRKLSARGLTILPVVEQERLVGIITLQNLMHSIGLLAESRMLQKDQS